Proteins from a single region of Neodiprion virginianus isolate iyNeoVirg1 chromosome 4, iyNeoVirg1.1, whole genome shotgun sequence:
- the LOC124302343 gene encoding cuticle protein 19-like, with product MTSKMILIAAVAIIGTLMAVDDASCHKAHSHQHFHGPVVGPHHEVSWKGKHGHHHVDYVAHPKYDFGYGVEDHHTKDFHSQKEHRDGKNVAGEYSLHEPGGNVRTVKYHADKSGFHAVVHNSNGNDHSGGGHGHHHH from the exons ATGACGTCCAAG ATGATCCTTATTGCGGCTGTGGCGATAATAGGAACGCTTATGGCGGTGGATGACGCATCGTGTCACAAGGCGCATTCGCACCAGCATTTCCACGGTCCCGTGGTAGGACCGCACCATGAAGTATCATGGAAGGGAAAGCACGGTCACCATCACGTCGACTACGTCGCCCACCCGAAATATGATTTCGGATACGGAGTCGAGGACCACCACACGAAGGATTTCCACAGCCAAAAGGAGCACCGAGACGGAAAGAACGTCGCTGGTGAATATTCCCTCCACGAGCCGGGCGGCAACGTGAGAACGGTAAAATATCACGCCGACAAGAGTGGATTCCACGCTGTGGTCCACAACAGTAATGGAAACGATCACTCCGGTGGTGGACACGGTCACCATCACCACTAA